From a region of the Streptomyces sp. NBC_00193 genome:
- a CDS encoding PIG-L family deacetylase gives MPVSRRRFLLATVVPMLTIGVTGALAVASGQQTAAEAVPGSDSPAVLPVSATAGSVVQIVAHPDDDLFFMNPDVSRSLLSGTPLTTLYLTSGEADGRNEAHGGAAKDPEQPADRGHYAEARQNGIRSAYAQMATGDRTSPWRRTVIPTAGGGDAELDVLIAKPEVNLVWLQMREARAPVADTPDSLRGLWNGRIPALTPQLTAGTPVAQPPTYTKDQVIAAIAGVLERYKPTTIRMQDPSPGRYLDSGRLTDHQDHMYAARFAQAGAASYAARVPVGQRPRFTVQSYLGYHNSTLPHTLDPQTAETKIGFLKTYAWHDKQNYCGSRSGCGDRKVAGSPSGRNWAQSLRYARGDHSSWLVQGTTGRLYAFGVLDGQMAVWNRGAGTGPGAAWQGPVLLPGTGIDPGASTARLPDGRVAVLATRTVFGDRPEEYRREIVYAAQSVPGGPFGAWVSLGTPEPGDEPGTSSISAPSAVSDADGRLTVYVRDSRRALLARTQEPSGAFGGWQHLGGADLQSDPVAATDSAGRRHIYAATTQSVLVWIQPAPGAPLAGPFPTGLPATTVPLTATPEAAGIRLYFRRPDSGVVRTALVTAAADATKPAVSSVTEAGGRAGYGAVGVAGRVISGRADSGTISTTGLGGPPAWTESRMLYAGAPAGIQEPGGATTIAVLGLDAELHVTTATPTPTRTTWHRAVPQA, from the coding sequence ATGCCCGTATCCCGTCGACGTTTCCTCCTCGCGACCGTGGTCCCGATGCTGACCATCGGGGTCACCGGCGCGCTCGCCGTCGCCTCCGGCCAGCAGACCGCGGCCGAGGCCGTCCCGGGATCCGACTCCCCGGCCGTCCTCCCGGTGAGCGCCACCGCCGGGTCGGTCGTCCAGATCGTCGCCCACCCGGACGACGACCTGTTCTTCATGAACCCGGACGTCAGCCGCTCGCTGCTGTCCGGCACCCCGCTCACCACCCTCTACCTCACCTCGGGCGAGGCCGACGGCCGCAACGAGGCCCACGGCGGCGCGGCCAAGGACCCGGAGCAGCCCGCCGACCGCGGGCACTACGCGGAAGCCCGGCAGAACGGCATACGCTCCGCCTACGCGCAGATGGCCACCGGCGACCGCACCAGCCCGTGGCGCCGTACGGTCATCCCCACCGCGGGCGGCGGGGACGCCGAGCTCGACGTCCTCATCGCGAAGCCCGAGGTCAACCTGGTGTGGCTGCAGATGCGCGAGGCCCGGGCCCCCGTCGCCGACACCCCGGACAGCCTGCGCGGACTGTGGAACGGCCGGATACCGGCGCTCACCCCGCAGCTCACCGCGGGCACTCCGGTCGCGCAGCCGCCCACGTACACCAAGGACCAGGTGATAGCCGCGATAGCGGGGGTCCTGGAGCGGTACAAGCCGACGACGATACGCATGCAGGACCCGTCGCCGGGCCGGTACCTCGACTCCGGCCGGCTCACCGACCATCAGGACCACATGTACGCGGCGCGGTTCGCGCAGGCCGGGGCCGCCTCGTACGCCGCGCGGGTCCCGGTCGGGCAGCGGCCCCGCTTCACCGTGCAGAGCTACCTCGGCTACCACAACAGCACCCTGCCGCACACGCTGGACCCGCAGACGGCCGAGACGAAGATCGGCTTCCTGAAGACGTACGCGTGGCACGACAAGCAGAACTACTGCGGCTCGCGCTCCGGCTGCGGCGACCGCAAGGTGGCGGGCAGCCCGAGCGGCCGCAACTGGGCCCAGTCGCTGCGGTACGCGCGCGGCGACCACTCCTCCTGGCTGGTGCAGGGCACGACCGGCCGGCTGTACGCCTTCGGCGTCCTCGACGGCCAGATGGCCGTCTGGAACCGCGGGGCCGGCACCGGCCCCGGCGCCGCCTGGCAGGGCCCGGTCCTGCTGCCGGGCACCGGCATCGACCCCGGCGCGAGCACCGCCCGCCTCCCCGACGGGCGCGTCGCCGTCCTCGCCACCCGCACCGTCTTCGGCGACCGGCCGGAGGAGTACCGGCGCGAGATCGTCTACGCCGCCCAGTCCGTGCCCGGCGGTCCCTTCGGGGCGTGGGTCTCCCTCGGCACCCCGGAGCCCGGCGACGAGCCCGGCACCTCCTCGATCAGCGCGCCCTCGGCCGTCTCCGACGCGGACGGGCGACTGACGGTGTACGTCCGCGACTCCCGGCGCGCCCTGCTCGCCCGTACCCAGGAGCCCTCGGGCGCCTTCGGCGGCTGGCAGCACCTGGGGGGCGCCGACCTCCAGTCCGACCCGGTCGCGGCCACCGACTCCGCAGGGCGCCGCCACATCTACGCCGCCACCACCCAGTCGGTCCTGGTCTGGATCCAGCCCGCCCCGGGCGCCCCGCTGGCCGGCCCCTTCCCGACCGGGCTCCCGGCCACCACCGTCCCCCTCACCGCCACCCCGGAGGCGGCGGGCATCCGGCTCTACTTCCGGCGCCCCGACTCGGGGGTCGTACGCACCGCCCTGGTCACGGCGGCGGCAGACGCCACGAAGCCGGCGGTCTCCAGCGTCACGGAGGCCGGCGGCCGGGCGGGCTACGGCGCGGTGGGCGTGGCGGGCCGCGTCATATCGGGCCGCGCCGACTCGGGCACCATCAGCACGACGGGCCTCGGCGGCCCCCCGGCGTGGACGGAGTCCCGCATGCTCTACGCGGGCGCCCCGGCCGGCATCCAGGAACCGGGCGGCGCGACGACCATCGCGGTCCTGGGCCTGGACGCCGAACTCCACGTCACCACG
- a CDS encoding PIG-L family deacetylase, with amino-acid sequence MPDPELPAEEPSVARPGRPDGRAEGPAGGPAGGPADGPSEGPSGSPADGPGYGPADVPARAGARTRRARAVARRRRGKVVKAVGFCAAAAAGGMLLLRGNGALDALGRPAAADGKAVGAVSPAADPAAPADPGRVLQIVAHPDDDLYFMNPDLRYSIAAGHPVTSVYLTSGEADGINAGEAQVAATPPDKPAYAEARQNGIRAAYAKMATGDRDSPWRRTVVPTAGGGHAEVDVLTAKPQVNLVWLQLREAGNVWADRPDSLHGLWDGKVPRLESMLASGSPVKQQFTYTKDQVVRTLVGLLKQYGPTTVRSQDPTPGRFPDTKHYTDHQDHFYGARFVQVALGAYAKEVKDRPHFSVQNYLGYFNGSLPSALDPDEARTKLDILDTYAWTDRQNHCGSAAGCGDLKVADHPAGNHWTSSINYARGTATSWLTSDKEHGLWAFKVLDGQLALWHRDGLLGAWSGPRLLPGADGTVMDQGISTVTLADGRIAAFGTRTSFGAKPADYRREVVYTVQRAPGSQEFGEWTVLGTPEIADENWTSDISAPAVAVDGSGQLAVYVRDGAYTLRGRVQSPTGTWGPWDRYGGSDLHGSPAAATDAAGRRVVLAATTKTVLGWAQPKAGAPLGPATATGLPAPALPITAQSREDGVRLWFRKPDSGAVGTASFTGDGGLKMTGLTEVGGLSGFGSVTASGHLLAGRSAGGQLGSDVGRGRPWARSPLMFVGAPSSTMNGKSTVDLAVMGLDGRLYVTSSADDPNAHLAPWQPAGPPNGAP; translated from the coding sequence ATGCCCGACCCCGAACTCCCGGCCGAGGAGCCCTCCGTCGCACGTCCGGGCCGCCCGGACGGCCGGGCCGAAGGTCCCGCCGGTGGTCCCGCCGGCGGTCCCGCCGACGGGCCGTCCGAAGGCCCCTCCGGGAGCCCCGCCGATGGTCCGGGCTATGGTCCGGCCGATGTCCCCGCCCGCGCCGGTGCCCGTACGCGGCGGGCCCGCGCGGTGGCCCGTAGGCGGCGGGGAAAGGTCGTCAAGGCCGTCGGGTTCTGTGCGGCGGCCGCCGCCGGGGGGATGCTGCTGCTGCGGGGGAACGGGGCGCTCGACGCGCTCGGCCGCCCCGCCGCCGCCGACGGCAAAGCGGTGGGCGCCGTCTCCCCGGCCGCCGACCCGGCGGCCCCCGCGGACCCCGGCCGGGTGCTGCAGATCGTGGCGCACCCCGACGACGACCTCTACTTCATGAACCCGGACCTGCGCTATTCCATAGCGGCGGGCCATCCCGTCACCTCGGTGTACCTCACCTCCGGGGAGGCCGACGGCATCAACGCGGGCGAAGCCCAGGTGGCCGCCACCCCGCCCGACAAGCCCGCCTACGCCGAGGCCCGCCAGAACGGCATCCGCGCCGCCTACGCGAAGATGGCCACCGGCGACCGGGACAGCCCCTGGCGGCGCACCGTCGTGCCGACCGCGGGCGGCGGCCACGCCGAGGTCGACGTCCTCACGGCGAAGCCGCAGGTCAACCTCGTCTGGCTGCAGCTGCGCGAGGCCGGCAACGTCTGGGCGGACCGGCCCGACAGCCTGCACGGCCTCTGGGACGGCAAGGTCCCCCGGCTGGAGTCGATGCTCGCCTCCGGCTCCCCGGTCAAGCAGCAGTTCACGTACACGAAGGACCAGGTCGTACGGACCCTCGTCGGCCTCCTGAAGCAGTACGGGCCGACCACCGTCCGCTCCCAGGACCCGACGCCCGGCCGGTTCCCCGACACCAAGCACTACACGGACCACCAGGACCATTTCTACGGCGCCCGCTTCGTGCAGGTCGCGCTCGGCGCCTACGCGAAGGAGGTCAAGGACCGTCCGCACTTCTCCGTGCAGAACTACCTCGGCTACTTCAACGGCTCGCTCCCCAGCGCCCTCGACCCGGACGAGGCCAGGACCAAGCTGGACATCCTGGACACGTACGCGTGGACCGACCGGCAGAACCACTGCGGCAGCGCCGCCGGCTGCGGGGACCTGAAGGTCGCCGACCACCCGGCCGGCAACCACTGGACCTCCTCCATCAACTACGCCCGCGGCACCGCCACCTCCTGGCTGACCTCCGACAAGGAGCACGGCCTGTGGGCGTTCAAGGTGCTCGACGGGCAGCTCGCCCTCTGGCACCGCGACGGCCTGCTCGGCGCCTGGAGCGGCCCCCGGCTGCTCCCCGGCGCCGACGGCACCGTCATGGACCAGGGCATCTCCACCGTGACGCTGGCCGACGGCCGGATCGCCGCCTTCGGCACCCGCACCTCCTTCGGCGCCAAGCCCGCCGACTACCGGCGCGAGGTCGTCTACACCGTGCAGCGGGCGCCCGGCTCGCAGGAGTTCGGGGAGTGGACGGTCCTCGGCACACCGGAGATCGCCGACGAGAACTGGACCTCCGACATCAGCGCGCCCGCGGTGGCCGTCGACGGCTCCGGGCAGCTCGCGGTCTACGTGCGCGACGGTGCGTACACCCTGCGGGGGCGGGTGCAGTCGCCGACCGGCACCTGGGGGCCGTGGGACCGGTACGGCGGCTCGGACCTGCACGGCAGCCCGGCCGCCGCGACCGACGCCGCCGGCCGGCGCGTGGTCCTGGCCGCGACCACCAAGACCGTGCTGGGCTGGGCCCAGCCGAAGGCCGGTGCACCGCTCGGCCCCGCCACGGCGACCGGGCTGCCGGCGCCGGCGCTGCCGATCACGGCGCAGAGCCGGGAGGACGGCGTGCGGCTGTGGTTCCGCAAGCCGGATTCGGGCGCGGTCGGTACGGCATCGTTCACGGGTGACGGCGGGCTGAAGATGACCGGACTCACCGAGGTGGGCGGGCTGTCGGGCTTCGGCTCGGTGACGGCGAGCGGCCATCTGCTGGCCGGGCGCTCGGCGGGCGGGCAGCTGGGCTCCGACGTCGGCCGGGGCCGGCCGTGGGCGCGGTCGCCGCTGATGTTCGTCGGGGCGCCCTCCTCCACGATGAACGGCAAGAGCACGGTGGACCTGGCGGTCATGGGGCTGGACGGGCGCCTGTACGTGACCTCGTCGGCGGACGACCCGAACGCGCACCTGGCTCCGTGGCAGCCGGCGGGACCGCCGAACGGTGCGCCCTGA
- a CDS encoding bifunctional [glutamine synthetase] adenylyltransferase/[glutamine synthetase]-adenylyl-L-tyrosine phosphorylase, translating to MTVPGRRSSTFSRLLRSGFTDPSAAARLLDTDALAAVRTDPVLLDALGATADPDLALLGLVRIAEAQTPEELPVLLDTLVSAKPLRDRLLGVLGASEALGDHLARHPRDWQALVTYEAADLHPGLPEFEQGLAGAHDPVALRVAYRRCLLSIAARDVCGTIDVAQTAAELADLATATLRAALRIATAAAPEDAAVCRLAVIAMGKCGGNELNYVSDVDVIFVGDAAPGADEGKAIQAATRLASHLMRICSETTVEGTIWPVDANLRPEGRNGPLVRTLASHLAYYQRWAKTWEFQALLKARAVAGDEALGAEYVDAITPLVWQAAERENFVPDVQKMRRRVVDNIPAAQVERELKLGPGGLRDVEFAVQLLQLVHGRSDATLHSGTTLDALTALAAGGYVGRADAAQLHDAYRFLRAMEHRIQLYRLRRTHLVPEDEADLRRLGRSLGLRTEPVAELNKAWRRHASVVRRLHEKIFYRPLLDAVAQLAPGETRLSPRAAGQRLEALGYADPAAALRHLEALASGVTRAAAIQRTLLPVLLGWFADSADPDAGLLNFRKVSDALGRTPWYLRLLRDEGAAAENLARVLSAGRLAPDLLLRAPEAVALLGDPEGLVPRTHEALEQEVLAAVGRAENPEAGVAAARGVRRRELFRTTAADIIGSYGTEDSPAEEDHGALVDRVGRAVSELTAATVAGALRAAVQAHWGDTLPTRFAVIGVGRFGGHELGYGSDADVLFVHEPREGVDEQEAAKAAQHVVSEMRRLLQLPTADPPLLIDADLRPEGRSGPLVRTLPSYAAYYRRWSLTWESQALLRAEPVAGDLDLGRRFIDLIDPLRYPMEGLGEDAVREIRRLKARMESERLPRGADPTLHTKLGRGGLSDVEWTVQLIQMRHAWAEPGLRTTRTREALAAAHAAGLIPTEEAQILDEAWVLATRVRNAVMLVRGRAGDTFPSEARELAAVGRYLGYAEGTVGDMLEDYRRITRRARGVVDELFYGG from the coding sequence ATGACAGTCCCGGGACGCAGGAGCAGTACTTTCAGCCGGCTGCTGCGCAGCGGGTTCACCGACCCCTCGGCCGCCGCCCGGCTGCTCGACACCGACGCGCTGGCCGCCGTACGCACCGATCCGGTGCTCCTCGACGCCCTCGGGGCCACCGCCGATCCCGACCTCGCCCTCCTCGGACTGGTCCGGATCGCCGAGGCGCAGACCCCCGAGGAACTGCCCGTCCTCCTCGACACCCTCGTCAGCGCCAAACCCCTGCGCGACCGCCTCCTCGGCGTGCTCGGCGCCTCCGAGGCCCTCGGCGACCACCTCGCCCGCCACCCCCGCGACTGGCAGGCCCTGGTCACCTACGAGGCCGCCGATCTGCACCCCGGGCTACCCGAGTTCGAGCAGGGCCTGGCCGGCGCCCACGACCCCGTCGCGCTGCGCGTCGCCTACCGCCGCTGCCTGCTCTCCATCGCCGCCCGCGACGTCTGCGGGACCATAGACGTAGCCCAGACCGCCGCCGAGCTCGCCGACCTGGCCACCGCCACCCTGCGCGCCGCCCTGCGCATCGCGACCGCCGCCGCCCCCGAGGACGCGGCCGTCTGCCGGCTCGCCGTCATCGCCATGGGCAAGTGCGGCGGCAACGAGCTCAACTACGTCTCCGACGTCGACGTCATCTTCGTCGGCGACGCCGCCCCCGGCGCGGACGAGGGCAAGGCGATCCAGGCCGCCACCCGCCTCGCCTCCCACCTCATGCGGATCTGCTCCGAGACCACCGTCGAAGGCACCATCTGGCCCGTCGACGCCAACCTCCGCCCCGAGGGCAGAAACGGTCCGCTCGTCCGCACCCTCGCCTCCCACCTCGCCTACTACCAGCGCTGGGCCAAGACCTGGGAGTTCCAGGCCCTCCTCAAGGCCCGCGCCGTCGCGGGCGACGAGGCGCTCGGCGCCGAGTACGTCGACGCCATAACTCCCCTCGTCTGGCAGGCCGCCGAGCGCGAGAACTTCGTCCCCGACGTCCAGAAGATGCGCCGCCGCGTCGTCGACAACATCCCCGCCGCCCAGGTCGAACGCGAGCTGAAGCTCGGCCCCGGCGGCCTGCGCGACGTCGAGTTCGCCGTCCAGCTCCTCCAGCTCGTGCACGGCCGCTCCGATGCCACCCTGCACTCCGGCACCACCCTCGACGCGCTCACCGCCCTCGCCGCCGGCGGGTACGTCGGGCGCGCCGACGCCGCCCAACTGCACGACGCGTACCGCTTCCTGCGGGCCATGGAGCACCGCATCCAGCTCTACCGGCTGCGCCGCACCCACCTCGTCCCCGAGGACGAGGCCGACCTGCGGCGCCTGGGCCGCTCGCTGGGCCTGCGCACCGAACCCGTCGCCGAACTCAACAAGGCCTGGCGCCGGCACGCCTCCGTGGTCCGCCGCCTGCACGAGAAGATCTTCTACCGGCCGCTCCTCGACGCCGTGGCCCAGCTCGCCCCCGGCGAGACCAGGCTCTCCCCGCGCGCCGCCGGCCAGCGCCTCGAAGCCCTCGGGTACGCCGACCCGGCCGCCGCCCTGCGCCACCTCGAAGCCCTCGCCTCCGGCGTCACCCGCGCCGCCGCCATCCAGCGGACCCTGCTGCCGGTGCTCCTCGGCTGGTTCGCCGACTCCGCCGACCCGGACGCGGGCCTGCTGAACTTCCGCAAGGTCTCCGACGCCCTCGGCAGGACCCCCTGGTACCTGCGCCTCCTGCGCGACGAGGGCGCCGCCGCGGAGAACCTCGCCCGGGTGCTCTCCGCCGGACGGCTCGCCCCCGACCTCCTCCTGCGCGCCCCCGAAGCGGTGGCCCTGCTGGGCGACCCCGAAGGCCTGGTTCCCCGTACCCACGAGGCCCTGGAGCAGGAGGTCCTCGCCGCCGTCGGCCGCGCCGAGAACCCGGAAGCCGGGGTGGCCGCCGCCCGCGGAGTCCGCCGCCGCGAGCTGTTCCGTACGACCGCCGCCGACATCATCGGCTCCTACGGCACGGAGGACAGCCCGGCCGAGGAGGACCACGGAGCCCTGGTCGACCGGGTCGGCCGCGCCGTCTCCGAACTCACCGCCGCCACCGTCGCCGGCGCCCTGCGCGCCGCCGTGCAGGCGCACTGGGGCGACACCCTGCCCACCCGCTTCGCCGTCATCGGCGTCGGCCGCTTCGGCGGCCACGAGCTCGGCTACGGCTCCGACGCCGACGTCCTGTTCGTCCACGAGCCGCGCGAGGGCGTCGACGAACAGGAAGCCGCCAAGGCCGCCCAGCACGTCGTCTCCGAGATGCGCAGGCTCCTCCAACTCCCCACCGCCGACCCGCCGCTGCTCATCGACGCCGACCTGCGCCCCGAAGGCCGCTCCGGCCCCCTGGTCCGCACCCTGCCCTCGTACGCCGCCTACTACCGCCGCTGGTCGCTGACCTGGGAGTCCCAGGCGCTGCTGCGCGCCGAACCGGTGGCCGGCGACCTCGACCTCGGCCGGCGCTTCATCGACCTGATCGACCCGCTGCGCTACCCGATGGAAGGCCTCGGCGAGGACGCCGTCCGCGAGATCCGGCGCCTGAAGGCCCGGATGGAATCCGAGCGCCTGCCCAGGGGCGCCGACCCGACCCTGCACACCAAACTCGGCCGCGGCGGCCTCAGCGACGTCGAGTGGACCGTCCAGCTGATCCAGATGCGGCACGCCTGGGCGGAACCGGGCCTGCGCACGACCCGGACCCGGGAGGCCCTGGCCGCCGCGCACGCGGCCGGTCTGATCCCGACCGAGGAGGCGCAGATCCTCGACGAGGCCTGGGTGCTGGCGACCCGGGTCCGCAACGCCGTGATGCTGGTCCGCGGCCGCGCGGGCGACACCTTCCCCTCGGAGGCCCGCGAACTGGCGGCGGTCGGCCGCTACCTCGGCTACGCGGAGGGCACGGTCGGCGACATGCTGGAGGACTACCGCCGCATCACCCGCCGTGCGCGGGGCGTGGTGGACGAGCTGTTCTACGGGGGCTAG
- a CDS encoding DUF397 domain-containing protein: MSIKPSIGGPSAPTRGKSSYSASDSNDCVEIAVLPEATPIRDSKDIARDHLAVNPAAWAGFVRYAAG; this comes from the coding sequence ATGAGCATCAAGCCCTCGATAGGCGGTCCTTCCGCACCGACCCGGGGCAAGAGCAGCTACAGCGCCAGCGACAGCAACGACTGCGTCGAGATCGCCGTGCTCCCCGAGGCGACCCCGATCCGGGACTCCAAGGACATCGCCCGCGACCACCTCGCGGTGAACCCCGCCGCGTGGGCGGGGTTCGTGCGGTACGCCGCGGGCTGA
- the abc-f gene encoding ribosomal protection-like ABC-F family protein gives MRSRAHRPSQSQSQSQLTLSGVTKAYGDRVVLDQVSLTVRPGEKAAVIGENGSGKSTLLRLLAGAERPDGGEVTAVFPGGAGHLAQTLGLAPGQTVQDAVDLALADLRELADRIRAAETALGSGGAPDPGALDAYGELLTAYEERGGYQADARTDAALHGLGLAHLSRDRTIGSLSGGEASRLALACVLAAAPELLLLDEPTNHLDRRAVDWLAERLRAHRGTLVVVTHDRDFLERITSTVLEVDRDLRTVVRYGDGWAGYLAAKAAARGRWAQRHAEWREDLARTETLVAAAGQRLDRTGKDPGQGFGKHRRSSEAKLSGQVRAARRHLERLHAEPVAPPPVPLRFDVGIAAPGTAPEGPLLELSGIRVGDRLRLPALTVRPGQRLLVSGPNGAGKTTLLRVLAGDLAPDTGTVRRAEHVRLGYLAQELPHSPARLPLLSAFAAGLPGLPEEHAEELLTLGLFHEEDLPVPVAALSAGQRRRLELARLVTRPADVLVLDEPTNHVSLALVEEVEQALAGYPGAVVAVSHDARFRAAFPGDRLELRNGAPQQAS, from the coding sequence ATGCGCTCGCGCGCCCATCGCCCGTCCCAGTCCCAGTCCCAGTCCCAGCTGACGCTGTCCGGAGTCACCAAGGCCTACGGAGACCGGGTCGTGCTCGACCAGGTGTCGCTGACCGTACGGCCCGGCGAGAAGGCCGCCGTCATCGGCGAGAACGGCTCCGGCAAGTCCACCCTGCTCCGGCTGCTCGCCGGGGCCGAGCGGCCCGACGGCGGCGAGGTCACCGCCGTCTTCCCCGGCGGCGCCGGACACCTCGCCCAGACCCTCGGCCTCGCGCCCGGGCAGACCGTCCAGGACGCCGTCGACCTCGCCCTCGCCGACCTGCGGGAGCTGGCGGACCGGATCCGCGCCGCCGAGACCGCCCTGGGCTCCGGCGGCGCACCCGATCCCGGCGCCCTCGACGCGTACGGCGAACTCCTGACCGCCTACGAGGAGCGCGGCGGCTACCAGGCCGACGCCCGCACCGACGCCGCGCTGCACGGGCTCGGCCTCGCCCACCTCAGCCGGGACCGCACCATCGGCTCGCTCTCCGGCGGCGAGGCTTCCCGGCTCGCGCTGGCCTGCGTCCTGGCCGCGGCTCCCGAACTCCTGCTCCTGGACGAGCCCACCAACCACCTGGACCGGCGGGCCGTCGACTGGCTCGCGGAGCGGCTGCGCGCCCACCGCGGCACGCTCGTCGTCGTCACCCACGACCGGGACTTCCTGGAACGGATCACCAGCACGGTCCTGGAGGTCGACCGGGACCTGCGCACGGTCGTGCGGTACGGGGACGGCTGGGCGGGATACCTGGCGGCGAAGGCCGCCGCGCGCGGCCGCTGGGCGCAGCGGCACGCGGAGTGGCGGGAGGACCTGGCCCGCACCGAAACCCTGGTCGCGGCCGCGGGCCAACGGCTCGACCGCACCGGCAAGGACCCGGGCCAGGGCTTCGGCAAACACCGCCGCTCCTCCGAGGCCAAGCTGTCCGGGCAGGTCAGGGCGGCCCGTCGGCACCTGGAACGGCTGCACGCCGAGCCGGTGGCCCCGCCGCCGGTGCCGCTGCGCTTCGACGTCGGGATCGCCGCTCCCGGTACCGCCCCCGAGGGGCCGCTGCTCGAACTGTCCGGGATCCGGGTCGGCGACCGGCTCCGGCTCCCCGCGCTGACCGTGCGGCCGGGGCAGCGGCTGCTGGTGTCGGGGCCGAACGGGGCCGGGAAGACCACCCTGCTACGGGTCCTGGCCGGCGACCTGGCCCCGGACACGGGCACGGTGCGCCGCGCGGAGCACGTACGGCTCGGCTACCTGGCACAGGAGCTGCCCCACTCCCCCGCCCGGCTCCCGCTGCTGTCCGCCTTCGCGGCGGGCCTGCCCGGACTGCCCGAGGAGCACGCGGAGGAACTGCTGACGCTCGGGCTGTTCCACGAGGAGGACCTGCCGGTTCCGGTCGCGGCCCTGTCCGCCGGGCAGCGACGGCGCCTCGAACTGGCCCGCCTGGTGACCCGGCCCGCGGACGTCCTCGTCCTCGACGAGCCGACCAACCACGTGTCGCTGGCGCTGGTCGAGGAGGTGGAGCAGGCGCTCGCGGGCTACCCGGGAGCGGTGGTCGCGGTCTCCCACGACGCCCGCTTCCGCGCCGCCTTCCCGGGCGACCGGCTGGAGCTACGGAACGGGGCTCCGCAGCAAGCGAGTTGA
- a CDS encoding SDR family oxidoreductase — MSIVVTGATGALGRLVIDELLDRGVPAAEIAIVVRDKEKAAPLAARGIELRVADYNAPETLAGVFRSGDRVLLISGNEIGQRVPQHSAVIDAAKEAGVAQFAYTGILGGPEADFDLAAEHRATEELILASGLPHTFLRNGWYTENYTGNLAPVLAHGAVLSNANEGRVASAARADYAAAAAAVLTGEGHLGRAYELSGDVAWSFAEYAAAVAEATGREIAYHAVTPEAHLSVLTGAGVPAPFAEILVDVDLAIERGRLAGTSGDLSRLIGRPTTPMALTVAEAVASARGAA, encoded by the coding sequence ATGAGCATCGTCGTCACCGGAGCCACCGGAGCCCTCGGCCGTCTCGTCATCGACGAGCTGCTCGACCGCGGCGTCCCCGCCGCCGAGATCGCCATCGTCGTCCGCGACAAGGAGAAGGCCGCCCCGCTCGCCGCCCGGGGCATCGAACTACGCGTCGCCGACTACAACGCGCCCGAGACGCTCGCCGGGGTCTTCCGGTCCGGCGACCGGGTCCTGCTGATCTCCGGCAACGAGATCGGACAGCGGGTGCCCCAGCACTCCGCCGTGATCGACGCGGCGAAGGAGGCCGGGGTGGCGCAGTTCGCGTACACCGGCATCCTGGGCGGCCCGGAGGCGGACTTCGACCTCGCCGCCGAACACCGGGCGACCGAGGAGCTGATCCTCGCCTCGGGTCTGCCCCACACCTTCCTGCGCAACGGCTGGTACACCGAGAACTACACGGGCAACCTCGCGCCGGTGCTCGCACACGGTGCGGTCCTCTCCAACGCGAACGAGGGCCGGGTGGCCTCGGCGGCACGCGCCGACTACGCGGCGGCCGCCGCGGCCGTGCTGACCGGGGAGGGCCACCTCGGCCGGGCGTACGAGCTGAGCGGCGACGTGGCGTGGTCCTTCGCGGAGTACGCGGCGGCGGTGGCGGAGGCCACCGGGCGGGAGATCGCGTACCACGCCGTGACCCCCGAGGCCCACCTCTCCGTCCTGACCGGTGCGGGGGTCCCCGCTCCGTTCGCCGAGATCCTGGTCGACGTGGACCTCGCCATCGAGCGCGGCCGGCTGGCCGGCACCTCCGGCGACCTGTCCCGCCTGATCGGCCGCCCCACGACGCCGATGGCGCTGACGGTCGCGGAGGCCGTGGCCTCGGCGCGCGGCGCCGCCTGA
- a CDS encoding helix-turn-helix domain-containing protein: MGVSEMRERWTQAEAMCPHRLVLEHVTSRWGVLVLDALLDRSYRFSELRRHIGTLANVSEKMLTQTLQTLERDGFVHRDAKPVIPPRVDYSLTPLGREAAERVRALAHWTGLRMDDVEQARAAYDEKKRRAETDQQAAASLPA, translated from the coding sequence ATGGGAGTAAGTGAGATGCGCGAGAGGTGGACCCAGGCCGAGGCCATGTGCCCGCACCGGCTCGTCCTGGAGCACGTCACCAGCCGCTGGGGCGTCCTCGTCCTGGACGCCCTGCTCGACCGCTCGTACCGCTTCAGCGAACTGCGCCGGCACATCGGAACGCTGGCCAACGTCAGCGAGAAGATGCTGACGCAGACCCTCCAGACGCTGGAGCGCGACGGCTTCGTGCACCGCGACGCCAAGCCCGTCATCCCGCCCCGCGTGGACTACTCGCTCACCCCGCTGGGCCGCGAGGCCGCCGAGCGGGTCCGGGCCCTCGCCCACTGGACGGGCCTGCGCATGGACGACGTGGAGCAGGCCCGCGCGGCCTACGACGAGAAGAAGCGGCGGGCGGAGACGGACCAGCAGGCGGCGGCGAGCCTGCCCGCGTAG